A stretch of the Rhizomicrobium sp. genome encodes the following:
- a CDS encoding NAD+ synthase: MTDSFRIALAQLNPIMGDIHGNLTKARKARAEAAAGGADLILFPELFIVGYPPEDLVLKPALQEDAREAIEKLAKDTADSGPAILIGAPWTEDDKLYNACLYLDGGKIAGKTFKVDLPNYGVFDEKRVFVPGPMPGPFNIRGVRIGVPVCEDIWTPDVVECLAETGAEILLVPNGSPFEAGKEDVRLNLIAARVTETKLPLVYLNQVGGQDELVFDGNSVVVNADLSTAHLLPGWEETLVITEWTRQPTGGWVCAPGGRVKTEERSHSVYHAMMLGLRDYVNKNRFPGVVLGMSGGIDSALSAAVAVDALGADRVRCVMLPSKYTSGESLYDAAECSALLGVHYDTVAIEDVVESFGKALAPIFAGKRVDTTEENLQSRARGVILMAISNKFGPMVLTTGNKSEMSVGYATLYGDMCGGYNVLKDVYKMEVFALARWRNQCTPRHGLGPAGRVIPERIIEKPPSAELRENQKDEDSLPPYEILDGILECLVENEMTFEATCAKGYHPATVKRIEQLLYVSEYKRRQAPPGVKISARNFGRDRRYPITNAFRDARD, encoded by the coding sequence ATGACGGACTCCTTTCGCATCGCGCTGGCCCAGCTCAATCCGATCATGGGCGACATCCACGGCAACCTGACCAAGGCCCGCAAGGCGCGCGCCGAGGCGGCGGCCGGCGGCGCCGACCTCATCCTCTTTCCCGAGCTCTTCATCGTGGGCTACCCGCCCGAGGACCTCGTCCTCAAGCCCGCCCTCCAGGAAGACGCGCGCGAAGCGATCGAGAAGCTCGCCAAGGACACCGCTGACAGCGGACCCGCCATCCTGATCGGCGCGCCCTGGACTGAGGACGACAAGCTCTACAACGCCTGCCTCTATCTCGACGGCGGCAAGATCGCGGGCAAGACCTTCAAGGTCGACCTGCCCAATTACGGCGTGTTCGACGAGAAGCGCGTCTTCGTCCCGGGCCCGATGCCCGGCCCCTTCAACATCCGCGGCGTGCGCATCGGCGTGCCGGTGTGCGAGGACATCTGGACGCCCGACGTCGTCGAGTGCCTGGCCGAGACCGGCGCCGAGATCCTCCTCGTCCCCAACGGCTCGCCCTTCGAGGCCGGCAAGGAAGACGTCCGCCTCAACCTGATCGCCGCCCGCGTCACCGAGACGAAACTGCCGCTGGTCTATCTCAACCAGGTCGGCGGCCAGGACGAGCTGGTGTTCGACGGCAATTCCGTTGTGGTCAACGCCGATCTCTCGACCGCCCATCTTCTGCCCGGCTGGGAAGAGACGCTCGTGATCACCGAATGGACCCGCCAGCCGACCGGCGGCTGGGTCTGCGCCCCCGGCGGGCGCGTGAAGACCGAAGAGCGCAGCCACTCCGTCTATCACGCGATGATGCTGGGCCTGCGCGACTACGTGAACAAGAACCGCTTCCCCGGCGTGGTGCTGGGCATGTCCGGCGGCATCGACAGCGCGCTGAGCGCCGCCGTCGCGGTCGATGCGCTCGGCGCCGACCGCGTGCGCTGCGTGATGCTGCCCAGCAAGTATACCTCGGGCGAGAGCCTCTATGACGCCGCCGAATGCTCCGCCCTGCTCGGCGTGCATTACGACACGGTCGCCATTGAGGACGTCGTCGAGAGCTTCGGCAAGGCGCTCGCGCCCATCTTCGCCGGCAAGCGCGTCGACACGACGGAGGAGAACCTCCAGTCCCGCGCCCGCGGCGTGATCCTGATGGCGATCTCCAACAAATTCGGCCCCATGGTGCTCACCACCGGCAACAAATCCGAGATGAGCGTCGGTTACGCCACGCTCTATGGCGACATGTGCGGCGGCTACAACGTCCTGAAAGACGTCTACAAGATGGAGGTCTTCGCGCTCGCCCGCTGGCGCAACCAGTGCACCCCGCGCCATGGCCTCGGCCCGGCCGGGCGCGTCATCCCCGAGCGCATCATCGAGAAGCCGCCGAGCGCCGAATTGCGCGAGAACCAGAAGGACGAGGACAGCCTCCCGCCCTACGAGATCCTCGACGGCATCCTCGAATGCCTGGTCGAGAACGAAATGACCTTCGAGGCGACCTGCGCCAAGGGCTACCATCCTGCGACGGTCA
- a CDS encoding Gfo/Idh/MocA family oxidoreductase, which produces MSPFRLRPKGPLKAAVIGAGAFGRHHASKYRHLDGVELVAIADPSVEVRKTALATHGVPAVADWRELLGVVDLVSVCTPAHTHAEIVRAFLNAGAHVLVEKPIATSVEEADALIALAANTNLVLTVGHQERFVFAGTGLLDHKEVPLDISCWRMGPWTGRSADVSVVLDLMIHDLDLMHQLVPSPVTGVEARSKALHGVLADEVAAEITFANGTVAHLETSRISEARRRGMRAEYKDGVIEIDFVTRKIKNTTPRPLKALELGDPLGESVASFVRAVRHGETTLVRPEEARLALKTALAIDDAADHADSQSLAGYAALAAAR; this is translated from the coding sequence TTGTCCCCTTTCCGCCTGCGCCCCAAAGGTCCGCTCAAGGCCGCCGTCATCGGCGCCGGCGCTTTCGGCCGCCATCACGCCTCGAAATACCGTCACCTCGACGGTGTCGAGCTCGTCGCCATCGCCGACCCGTCGGTGGAGGTGCGCAAGACCGCGCTCGCCACCCATGGCGTGCCCGCCGTCGCCGACTGGCGCGAGCTGCTGGGCGTCGTCGACCTCGTCAGCGTCTGCACCCCGGCCCACACCCATGCCGAGATCGTGCGCGCCTTCCTCAACGCCGGCGCCCACGTGCTGGTCGAGAAGCCCATCGCCACCTCGGTCGAAGAGGCCGATGCGCTGATCGCACTCGCCGCGAACACCAATCTCGTCCTGACCGTCGGGCACCAGGAACGCTTCGTCTTCGCCGGCACCGGCCTGCTCGACCACAAGGAAGTGCCGCTCGACATCTCGTGCTGGCGCATGGGTCCGTGGACCGGCCGCAGCGCCGACGTCTCCGTCGTGCTCGACCTCATGATCCACGACCTCGACCTGATGCACCAGCTGGTGCCGTCGCCCGTGACCGGCGTCGAGGCGCGGTCGAAGGCGCTGCACGGCGTTCTCGCCGACGAAGTCGCAGCCGAGATCACCTTCGCCAACGGTACCGTCGCCCATCTGGAGACCAGCCGCATCTCCGAAGCGCGCCGCCGCGGCATGCGCGCCGAGTACAAGGACGGGGTGATCGAGATCGATTTCGTTACCCGCAAGATCAAGAACACCACGCCGCGCCCGCTCAAGGCGCTGGAGCTCGGCGATCCGCTCGGCGAGTCCGTCGCCTCCTTCGTCCGCGCCGTGCGCCATGGCGAGACCACACTGGTCCGTCCCGAGGAAGCCCGCCTGGCGCTCAAGACCGCGCTGGCGATCGACGACGCCGCCGACCACGCCGACTCGCAATCCCTCGCCGGCTATGCCGCCCTGGCCGCGGCGCGCTGA
- a CDS encoding NADP-dependent oxidoreductase: protein MANQTNREIHLKSRPVGLPTTDNFEVAETTVPTPGPGQVLVRNSYISVDPYMRGRMMDRKSYSAPFKLGEALQGHAVGQVVASNSETVKVGQFVQSMNGWREWYVADAGHVQAFEPAAPIQSYLGALGMPGMTAYVGLLRIGALKDGERVFVSAASGAVGSIVCQIAKAKGCYVVGSVGSDEKADYLKSLGVDKTINYRTAGDLNTAVGAAFPEGIDVYFENVGGAHLEAALAHMRQFGRIPLCGMIDMYNAVEPPPGPRNLAMAIGLGLTLRGFIVSSHYDMLADFHRDMAAWIKAGKMTWRETVVDGVENAPQAFIGLFKGDNLGKMVVRVGPDKAV from the coding sequence ATGGCCAACCAGACCAACCGCGAAATCCATCTCAAGAGCCGCCCCGTCGGGCTGCCTACCACTGACAACTTCGAAGTCGCCGAGACGACCGTGCCGACGCCGGGGCCAGGCCAGGTGCTGGTGCGCAATTCCTATATCTCGGTCGACCCTTATATGCGCGGCCGGATGATGGACCGGAAGAGCTACTCGGCGCCCTTCAAGCTGGGCGAGGCGCTGCAGGGCCATGCGGTCGGCCAGGTCGTGGCGTCGAACAGCGAGACCGTGAAGGTCGGGCAGTTCGTCCAGAGCATGAATGGCTGGCGCGAGTGGTATGTCGCCGATGCCGGGCACGTACAGGCCTTCGAGCCGGCGGCACCGATCCAGTCCTATCTCGGCGCGCTCGGCATGCCGGGGATGACGGCCTATGTCGGACTGCTGCGCATCGGGGCGCTCAAGGACGGCGAACGGGTGTTCGTCTCGGCGGCGTCGGGCGCGGTGGGCTCGATCGTCTGCCAGATCGCCAAGGCCAAGGGCTGCTATGTCGTGGGCTCGGTCGGGTCGGACGAGAAGGCGGACTATCTGAAAAGCCTCGGCGTCGACAAGACGATCAACTACCGCACGGCCGGCGACCTCAACACGGCGGTGGGCGCGGCCTTCCCCGAAGGGATCGACGTCTATTTCGAGAATGTCGGCGGAGCGCATCTGGAAGCGGCGCTCGCCCATATGCGGCAATTCGGGCGCATCCCGCTGTGCGGGATGATCGACATGTACAACGCGGTCGAGCCACCGCCGGGTCCGCGCAACCTCGCGATGGCGATCGGGCTGGGGCTGACGTTGCGCGGCTTCATCGTGTCGAGCCACTACGACATGCTGGCCGACTTCCACCGCGACATGGCGGCGTGGATCAAGGCCGGCAAGATGACATGGCGCGAGACGGTGGTCGACGGTGTCGAGAACGCGCCGCAAGCCTTCATTGGCCTCTTCAAGGGCGACAATCTCGGCAAGATGGTCGTGCGGGT